The genomic segment ctctgtctctgtctctgtctctgtctctgtctctgtctctgtctctctctgtctctctctctctctctctctctctctctctctctaatctatcgatctatctatctatctatatatctatctatatatatatctatctatctatatatatatacatatgtatacttatatatatttgtatatatatatatgcatatgtatacatataaataaataaataaataaatatatatatatatatatatatatatatatatatatatatatatatatatatatatatatatagagagagagagagagagagagagagagagagagagagagagagagagagagagagagagagagagagagggagggagcgaaagagacagatggagacagaaagacaggcagacgaagtctgtgtatttctctctctctctctctctctctctctctctctctctctctctctctctctctatatatatatatatatatatatatatatatatatatatatacatatatacatatgtatatatggataggtatagatataatatgcacacacatgtatgaatatctatacatatatacatacatatacatatatatatatatagatagatagataggtagatagaaagatagatagatagatatagatatgtatgtgtgtgtgtgtgtgtgtgtgtgtgtgtgtgtgtctgtgtgtgtgtgtgtgtgtgtgtgtgtgtgtgtttgtgtgtatgtatgtttatatatatatatatatatatatatatgaatatgtatatatatatatgtatatgtatatatatatacatatatatatatatctatatctatatatatatatatatatatatatatatatatgcgagtgtgtgtgtttgtgtgtgtgtgtgtgtatgtgtgtgtgtgtgtgtgtgtgtgtgtgtgtgtgtgtgtgtgtgtgtgtgtgtgtgtgtgtgtgtgtgtgtgtgtgtgtgtgtgtgtgcttacatgtatatatatatatatatatatatatatatatatatatatatatatatatatatataaatttaaacatatacatgtacatatgtatacatatacacacacacacacacaacatatatatatatatatatatatatatatatatatatatgtatgtatgtatatgtataatatatatatatatatatatatatatatatatatatatgtatatgtatatgtatatatatatatatatatatatatatatatatatatatatatatatactctatatgcttatgtatatataaatacatatcatttataaatatatacatacatatgtatgtatgtatgtatgtatgtgtgtgtgtgtatatatatatatatatatatatatatatatatatatatatatatatatgtaatcgtcGTGATTAAACTTCCAGTCGGGAAGCGGAGGCGtataaggaacagataaacctcgtttatcgggaacagcatctttatttttctcaaacgtttcgggtgtaGATTTCGTCACCCATTATCAATTAGCTACAACAATAACACAGCATAAAACTATGAAggtttaaaaatatcattatgtatTTTTGGTATCATCTAGTATGAGGAAAAgtgaaatatacataatataaaatatacagagaacgacTTGAACGTACCTGTtatctgtcattttctgtttacatttgctaatattgttggaacatctgaatgtatagaaaatgtggggGTTTACAAAAACAGGGTAAACTATTGTGGTTATGAGCGTAACAATTCCAAGTAAGTGGAGGCTAAATATTAATTCAGTTTCGGTcgtcctttccaaatccacaaactttctaataTATAGAGGTCAGAGGTAAATGCTGATGAGTCTATTACTTTGAAATCATGTTTAGATAAATTATGGTTGTTTCGTTGATAATGTTCTAGTGGTCTTCCCGTTCTGTAAGATATGCCCTTATGTTCATCTGCACGGATGAAAAGATTCCTGGAATTCTTTCCAATGTAAGCAGCAGTGCAGCTGCTGCACGTGAATTTTGTCTTTGAATTTAAAGTCATAGCCAATGGTTTTTGTGGAAGTGAAAATGACCCTTAAGTTGAATAATGTACATTAATGAGGtttactaattttcttctaaTAGTGTAACTCATAGGGCCTATGTATGGAAGGTTTATATAAATTCTATCTTTGGCGGCAAGTTGTACTGGTTCTCTTTTCACAAAGATATTGTTTAAGGTTTGTCTGATGGACCTCTGAATGACAATGGAAAACCATTCCTTCTTAGAATGTCAGTGATAGTCTAATTCCTTGGTGAATGTTAGGTAATACTTTGATATCTTGTATGCTCTTTGATGAGAGTATTTATCAAATTGGTTTTGTGCTTCACAGGAATGAAAGAATCAAATTTCGTGGTGAGGCCTGTGTATGTCGGTTTCCTATATGTTGCAGTTGGAAAACTTTTATTATCTCTGCTAATACTGACATCCAAGAAAGGTAAGTATACCATTGGACTCTAATTCACAAGTAATTTTGATATTCTTATGCTGACTGTTTATATACCGCAGGATTTTCTGTACCTGTATCTGTGATTTAAACAAAAGAAATGTGTCGTcaacatatctataataatgtgAGGGTCTGAAATCAGGTGGGCAGTTTGTGAGCCACCTCTTTTCatgaaaacacataaatatgtttgCACGTGTTGGGCTTAAGGGACTACCCATAGCCACTCCATCAATCTGTTTTTACAATTCTCCATTAAAGAAGAACGTTATGTCTTGAGTTGCAATTTTCTGAATTGCAGCTTGTTTAAGCCATTTATATGGGTACTGTGGTTAAACAGTGAGTCAGTGATAATTGCAATGGTCTCAACAAgagggacatttgtaaataaattgGTAACAGCAGAACTTGCCATTATATAACTGCACGCATCGGGGATATCTAATATTGTTTTCATAAATGAGAAAGTATCATGTATTGTAAATTTATTGATAATCAGTGTTTTGAGAATGGgaacaaaatattttgaaatatcatAGTTTAAAGTGCCAATAGCTGAAAGTATTGGTCTAAGAGGGAAACCTGTTTTATGAACTTTTGTCAGTCCATACAGAATACCTAGCTTAGATCCAGAAGTAAACAGACGTGAGTATGTAACTTTGACAGTTAACTGACTTTCTTTGAGTTTTCTCAGCATATTATTAAGTTGGTCCTCTCTTTTGATAATGAGAGAGGTACAGTAATCAACAATCTTAATGAACTTTGTTTCATATCCTAAGATGCTTTCCATCTCATCAatgtattcattcttatttagGATGACCACACTTTGCCCCTTATTAGGTTTGGTTACAATAATGTCCTTATTTTTACTTAGGTCATTTAACAACAATAAGTCATCCTTGATTAAGCCTGTTGTGAAATTATGTTGGCTATTTGAGTAATAAGATGAAAAAGCAACATTCTTTATGGTTGACTTTACATGGTGCAAAGATTCTGGTAATTTGTTGACACAGTGCTTGTTTAAAGCTCTGAGGAGCTTTTCAACAGACATaaagtaatgcatatatatatgtatatatatatatatatatatatatatatatatatatatatatatatatacacacacacatctacctatatatctatctatccctatctatctgtcttatctatatatatatatatatttacatatatgaatatatatatatatatatgtgtgtgtgtgtgtgtgtgtgtgtgtgtgtgtgtgtgtgtgtgtgtgtgtatttatatttatatatatatgcattatatatatatatatatgtatgtatgcatatacatatatatatatacagtatgcatatacatatatatacatatatgtatgtatgcatatacatatatatatatatatatatatatatatatatatatatatgtatgtgtgtgtgtgtgtgtgtgtgtgtgtgtgtgtgtctctctctctctctctctctctctctctctctctctctctctctctctctctctctctctctctctctctctctctctctctctctctctctctctctctctctctctctctctctctctctctctctctctctctctctctctctctctttctctctctctccctttctctctgttgttGCAAAGTTAGAATTTAAACTATATACCAGTAACTAAGATACATATACAAGGCAATAACTACCCAAGTCATAGACGCGAATTAGGCAATAGAGGGAATAGAGTCGTTAACGAGCCCTTCCTACATTTTGCACCTGGTAATGATTTGACAACTTAAATGACGCTtcatatggaaaaatatataaatggtgGATTTATAACATATTGGAGATGGGTGACGATAAGCATGTATTATTGACGGAAATGGGATTGGCATTCAAGCTGCGTATTGCAATTTAGTTTTAAATGACCAAAATCAGGCTATTACCTGAATGGCGCTGAATGTGTAAACATTAGAACTGTAATGTAACGAGATAATAACGTTGAAAAGGTCTCGGCAGCTATTGCTGAACGAAATATCATTTTGCGAGTGTCATATTTGGGATGAATTATGCCAAAATATACGATCATAATTAGGCTCTGAAGCTTGCATGCCGCATGCACGCCatcgcacaaacatacatatacacaaggacACACGCACGACTGTTTGCAAATAAAGATTCCACCTGTACCCTTCTGATATCTTTGCAA from the Penaeus vannamei isolate JL-2024 chromosome 1, ASM4276789v1, whole genome shotgun sequence genome contains:
- the LOC113807454 gene encoding uncharacterized protein, which codes for MSVEKLLRALNKHCVNKLPESLHHVKSTIKNVAFSSYYSNSQHNFTTGLIKDDLLLLNDLSKNKDIIVTKPNKGQSVVILNKNEYIDEMESILGYETKFIKIVDYCTSLIIKREDQLNNMLRKLKESQLTVKVTYSRLFTSGSKLGILYGLTKVHKTGFPLRPILSAIGTLNYDISKYFVPILKTLIINKFTIHDTFSFMKTILDIPDACSYIMASSAVTNLFTNVPLVETIAIITDSLFNHSTHINGLNKLQFRKLQLKT